A stretch of the Haloplanus aerogenes genome encodes the following:
- a CDS encoding PIN domain-containing protein gives MERRDDRPSASGHRGGARAERRPTRPTLRLRACLDTSFLIDVLDGDEGARAVMTDLDERAERHAVAPVTAAELWIGANLGSVQEYRRTEELLESLLWLEFGRGCARRAGRLQAELMESGSPLGFNDCVIAATALEHGQKLVTSDSDSSRCRTSGFGLTDPRQSALSPVVLASGVRRDSQAPRRR, from the coding sequence GTGGAACGCCGAGACGACAGACCGAGCGCGAGCGGCCATCGAGGCGGGGCGCGAGCGGAACGCCGACCGACTCGACCGACTCTACGACTGAGGGCCTGTCTCGACACGTCGTTCCTGATCGACGTTCTCGACGGCGATGAGGGGGCCAGAGCGGTGATGACCGATCTCGACGAGCGAGCCGAGCGACACGCGGTGGCTCCCGTCACCGCGGCAGAACTCTGGATCGGGGCGAATCTGGGCTCGGTTCAGGAGTACCGTCGAACCGAGGAACTCCTCGAATCGTTGCTGTGGCTGGAGTTCGGTCGAGGGTGTGCTCGCCGTGCGGGTCGGCTTCAGGCGGAACTGATGGAGTCGGGGTCACCACTCGGATTCAACGACTGCGTGATTGCCGCAACCGCTCTCGAACACGGACAGAAACTCGTCACCAGCGATTCCGATTCGAGTCGGTGCCGGACCTCCGGGTTCGGACTTACTGATCCTCGACAGTCTGCACTTTCTCCAGTAGTCCTGGCGTCAGGAGTGCGTAGAGATAGCCAAGCCCCACGGCGCCGGTGA
- the aglG gene encoding glucosyl-dolichyl phosphate glucuronosyltransferase: MQVSVVVCTYAMERYEAFSETVESVLAQTYDPMEVVLVVDGNDAVYERVQEDFCHIDRVVCHNNDENRGISYSRTKGAELASGDVVAMIDDDAVAHADWIENLVAVYETTDAVAVGGDVRPDWQTERPTFFPEEFYWLVGCVEPGFADDGEEIRNGYGSNISFRRDAFLEAGGYDTHTGRRGDKHIQAHEAPVCIRIREQTGKGVIYTDDAVVDHKLFDYRGDFGWLVARSFWQGYSKRVMALLYPDEDGDETDYLRFLFLDRVPRRLKGCVTAPSVAAVLQVLAIVVFTGAVGLGYLYALLTPGLLEKVQTVEDQ, translated from the coding sequence ATGCAGGTGTCGGTCGTCGTCTGTACGTACGCGATGGAACGATACGAGGCCTTCTCCGAAACCGTCGAGAGCGTCCTCGCCCAGACGTACGACCCGATGGAAGTCGTCCTCGTCGTCGACGGCAACGACGCCGTTTACGAGCGGGTACAGGAGGATTTCTGTCACATCGACCGCGTCGTCTGCCACAACAACGACGAGAACCGCGGCATCTCCTACAGCAGAACGAAAGGCGCCGAACTCGCCAGCGGCGACGTGGTGGCGATGATCGACGACGACGCCGTCGCCCACGCGGACTGGATCGAGAATCTGGTCGCGGTGTACGAGACGACGGACGCCGTCGCCGTCGGCGGCGACGTGCGCCCCGACTGGCAGACGGAGCGACCAACGTTCTTCCCCGAAGAGTTCTACTGGCTCGTTGGCTGCGTCGAACCCGGCTTCGCCGACGACGGCGAGGAGATTCGCAACGGCTACGGCTCGAACATCTCCTTTCGCCGCGACGCCTTCCTAGAGGCCGGCGGCTACGACACCCACACCGGCCGCCGCGGCGACAAACACATCCAGGCCCACGAGGCGCCGGTCTGCATCCGTATCCGCGAACAGACGGGCAAAGGCGTCATCTACACCGACGACGCCGTCGTCGATCACAAACTGTTCGACTACCGCGGCGACTTCGGCTGGCTCGTCGCTCGCTCGTTCTGGCAGGGGTATTCGAAGCGCGTGATGGCCCTACTCTACCCCGACGAGGACGGCGACGAGACGGACTACCTCCGATTTCTCTTTCTCGACCGAGTGCCGCGCCGGCTGAAAGGATGTGTGACCGCACCCTCTGTGGCTGCGGTCCTGCAGGTTCTGGCCATCGTCGTCTTCACCGGCGCCGTGGGGCTTGGCTATCTCTACGCACTCCTGACGCCAGGACTACTGGAGAAAGTGCAGACTGTCGAGGATCAGTAA
- a CDS encoding glycosyltransferase, protein MDQTTPSEPEDAPSEATLAVVVPVYNDPDGITRTLRSLDAAGRPMTVTVVDNASTDDTRRVVEAFEPTHVDVRLRSETAIQSSYAARNAGIRASDDADVLAFVDADVTVAEDYFDRALARLDDCDYLGCHVDLSIEGDRTLTARYNAHTGFPIEQYVERHRYAPTCSLLVRREVFEDVGLFDPRLLSGGDMEFGNRVDAAGYELGYCADAVATHPVRDSFRSLYDKNVRVGRGHCQLQRYYPERYGEPPIPPRHEPLDTDAPDLPLSDRLAFGALGTAMTAARASGYARELLSPTETGAEMDGPPSL, encoded by the coding sequence ATGGACCAGACGACGCCATCCGAACCCGAAGACGCCCCATCGGAGGCGACCCTCGCCGTCGTCGTCCCCGTCTACAACGACCCGGACGGGATCACACGGACCCTTCGCTCCCTCGATGCGGCCGGACGCCCCATGACCGTCACCGTCGTCGACAACGCCTCCACCGACGACACCCGGCGCGTCGTCGAGGCGTTCGAGCCGACGCACGTCGACGTCCGGCTTCGCTCCGAGACTGCGATCCAGTCCTCCTACGCCGCCCGGAACGCGGGCATCCGCGCCAGCGACGACGCCGACGTGCTCGCCTTCGTCGATGCGGACGTGACGGTCGCCGAGGACTACTTCGACCGCGCGCTCGCGCGATTGGACGACTGCGACTACCTCGGCTGCCACGTCGACCTCTCCATCGAAGGCGACCGCACCCTCACCGCCCGCTACAACGCCCACACCGGCTTTCCCATCGAGCAGTACGTCGAGCGCCACCGCTACGCCCCCACCTGCTCGCTTCTCGTCCGCCGCGAGGTGTTCGAGGACGTGGGCCTGTTCGACCCGCGCCTGCTTTCGGGCGGCGACATGGAGTTCGGCAACCGTGTCGACGCCGCGGGCTACGAGTTGGGCTACTGCGCCGACGCCGTCGCCACCCATCCCGTCCGCGACTCGTTTCGATCCCTGTACGACAAGAACGTCCGGGTCGGCCGGGGCCACTGCCAGCTCCAGCGGTACTACCCGGAGCGGTACGGAGAGCCGCCGATCCCGCCACGACACGAACCGCTGGACACCGACGCGCCGGACCTCCCTCTCTCCGACCGCCTCGCGTTCGGGGCGCTCGGGACGGCGATGACGGCGGCGCGGGCGAGCGGGTACGCACGGGAACTGCTGTCGCCTACCGAGACGGGCGCCGAGATGGACGGGCCGCCGTCGCTGTAG
- a CDS encoding antitoxin VapB family protein, whose amino-acid sequence MGSKNISIPEDVYEKLREERRPDESFGEAIDRLLGRRRLSEFWGAWNAETTDRARAAIEAGRERNADRLDRLYD is encoded by the coding sequence ATGGGGAGCAAGAACATCTCGATCCCCGAGGACGTGTACGAGAAACTGCGGGAGGAACGCCGTCCAGACGAGAGCTTCGGTGAGGCCATCGACCGGCTACTGGGGCGTCGACGGCTGTCGGAGTTCTGGGGTGCGTGGAACGCCGAGACGACAGACCGAGCGCGAGCGGCCATCGAGGCGGGGCGCGAGCGGAACGCCGACCGACTCGACCGACTCTACGACTGA